The genomic DNA GCATCCTCATGGCAGCGATGCCAATGTCCACCTCCGGGTACATTCTCTCGGAACGCTACGACGAGTCCGGGGACTTAGCAGCAGCCATACTCGCGGGCACCACCCTGTTATCGATCATCACCATACCGGCGCTCACCGCAATGGTATTGTAGCGCTCAAGGGCTGACAACACACCGGCGGGGCACGCTACGCCACGGTCTAATATGACGTCATGGATGCTTTCAGCCTGACACAGGAACAACTCGTCGACACGCTAGGAATTGAGCTGTGGCGAATACCCATCGTGATCGTCTCGGCGATCGGTATCTACCTGGTGTTCCTACTACTAGTGCGGGTCTTTGGCGCACGAGTGCTCTCGGGGCTCACGGGGTTCGATATCGTCGTCGGCGTCATGCTCGGCTCTGTTGCGGGGCGCGTGATCATCGGCCACCCACCAACCCTGGCGGCCGGTGTCATCGGGCTGGTCACGCTGTTGTGCTGTGAAGCCGTCTTCGGGTTATTCCGCAACAACATCCGACTGCATCGCGTCCTCAATGCCCGACCGACCGTAGTGTTAGCGCACGGGCAACCCCAACCAGATCTGATGCGCAAAACGCATATTACCTACGACGAAATAACTAGCTGTGTCAGGAAAACTGGGCTTTCGAATTTGCGGCAGGTGCGCTGTATTGTCCTTGAGCCCAGCGGCGCACTCAGCGTTCTCGAGTACAACGACACCCTAGATCCCGACGTACTGCACGGTGTGCTTGGGGCAGACCGGGTGCTCGCGGGTGAGAATGTCGAACCATGATCGATGCGAGGTAGATACATCTCTAAAACCAGTTGATAAGGTCTAACAAAGCTTCGGATCACACCTGCACCCTGTGGAGAGTCATGTCAACTACTTTCAACGAACGCTCTTTCGATAGCTACGACGTCCAAAACCGGTCAAGCTTCGCACCGTTTGTATACGGCAGAACTTCGGGTATCTACATCTTCGAATTTACCAACGGGCAGTACTACGTCGGACAAACCAAAAACTTCGCCCGACGGTTCCCAGCCCACCTTCGCGGCAGTAGTCATCATCCGCCCTGGAGCGACATCTCTCGGTTAATGGTCATGGACGCAGACCCAGCCGACCTGGATGCGCTCGAGGCTCACTTCATCGAAGCCTATAAGAACCAGGGCCATTCACTACGCAATAAGGTGTTCAACTTCGGGTTCGAAGGTCCCAGCAGATTAGACGGCGACGTTCCGATCATCGAACAGGAACATTGGGCAAACGGAGTCTCTGACTACGACATTGAAGATATTCGGCATGCAGCGGACCGACCAGTGGAAGGTCGCACTAAATTACACCAGAGTCCTGAAGGGAAACTTCCCTGGCTTGCCGAAGACACCACCGACGAGACGTGGCCAACCGTAGCCGATGCAGTCTGCGCTGATCTTGGAGAAGTCATTGCGCGAGCTATCCCCGAAGCAGTTGAGCTCGAAAGCATTTACTGGACCCTTTCGGATTACCCCAGCACCGTCGGAGGTCGACTTGCGACCCTCAACGTGGGCGTCGTGGAAGTCCTTTACGTTCCGAGGCACACAGTAGAACTGAAGCGAGTCGACGGTACCCCCGTTGACGTACACCTCAGCTGCCTCAACACGACGGAGGGAACGCTCACCGACGAGGGCGTCATCCAAGACAGATGGATACAAGATCCACCGGTCGTGCCGACGTTCATTGATTCCCCTACATACCGTATTGGCCCCGTCGATCGTATGGCCGTCCCTACCGGATTGCTGGGTCAGGCCCTGGACCAGCCTGAAATCTTGCAAGGTGTGCGAAAGCTCTGCCTTGATTTGATGCGGTCTAATCAATCTGGCATTTTTCGGCGATGGCATTCACGCGAATTAACCCGCCGGGCCTACGAGGAACACATACTCGTGACCGGATCAGACGAGCATTAGTGAAGCTACATCCGACCCGGTACATAAGAAGCCGACATTAGCCACCGACAAATGCTGCGCGATCACAGGTTAGGCACACTATGCTCGTGACGCTACCTCAAATGGCATGCAACAACTACGCTTCTTACCGGCTCTCATATTCAATCCTTCGCAGGTGTGAGCGCGAGGGCTTCCGGAAGCACAGTGCATCGGCTAGAGGTAATCTAATAAAGGCGCCACACTGAAATGAGCTAGGAATTACCCAATGTTTGTACAAGCGCACTATCTTCTGTCACCTGAAGCACAAGAGAAATTACTTA from Enteractinococcus fodinae includes the following:
- a CDS encoding DUF421 domain-containing protein codes for the protein MDAFSLTQEQLVDTLGIELWRIPIVIVSAIGIYLVFLLLVRVFGARVLSGLTGFDIVVGVMLGSVAGRVIIGHPPTLAAGVIGLVTLLCCEAVFGLFRNNIRLHRVLNARPTVVLAHGQPQPDLMRKTHITYDEITSCVRKTGLSNLRQVRCIVLEPSGALSVLEYNDTLDPDVLHGVLGADRVLAGENVEP
- a CDS encoding GIY-YIG nuclease family protein, with translation MSTTFNERSFDSYDVQNRSSFAPFVYGRTSGIYIFEFTNGQYYVGQTKNFARRFPAHLRGSSHHPPWSDISRLMVMDADPADLDALEAHFIEAYKNQGHSLRNKVFNFGFEGPSRLDGDVPIIEQEHWANGVSDYDIEDIRHAADRPVEGRTKLHQSPEGKLPWLAEDTTDETWPTVADAVCADLGEVIARAIPEAVELESIYWTLSDYPSTVGGRLATLNVGVVEVLYVPRHTVELKRVDGTPVDVHLSCLNTTEGTLTDEGVIQDRWIQDPPVVPTFIDSPTYRIGPVDRMAVPTGLLGQALDQPEILQGVRKLCLDLMRSNQSGIFRRWHSRELTRRAYEEHILVTGSDEH